A genomic window from Salvia splendens isolate huo1 chromosome 11, SspV2, whole genome shotgun sequence includes:
- the LOC121753590 gene encoding uncharacterized protein At4g22758-like, with protein sequence MLLYKQKKSQAAKVNRFLISVTFLGSAGPIRFVVNEEELVAAVIDTALKSYAREGRLPILGSDLNNFILYCPITGTEALSPWETIGSVGVRNFVLCKKPETEKAIDSEKLPPIARKGSGSWKSWFNKSINPKICSH encoded by the exons ATGTTGCTTTACAAGCAGAAGAAGAGTCAGGCGGCGAAGGTGAACCGGTTCCTGATTAGCGTTACGTTTCTGGGTAGCGCCGGTCCGATCCGGTTCGTGGTGAATGAGGAGGAGCTCGTTGCGGCTGTGATTGATACCGCTCTGAAATCGTATGCGCGTGAGGGCAGGCTTCCGATTCTTGGATCCGATCTCAATAATTTCATACTCTATTGCCCGATTACTGGAACTGAAG CTCTGAGTCCCTGGGAGACTATTGGATCAGTGGGCGTGCGGAATTTTGTGTTATGCAAGAAGCCGGAAACGGAGAAGGCCATTGACAGCGAGAAGCTGCCTCCGATAGCTCGCAAGGGATCGGGCAGCTGGAAATCATGGTTCAACAAATCAATCAATCCCAAGATATGTTCTCACTAG